The window AAGGCGTCGTACAGGATTTCCTATACCATGCCTTCGGTCGGAAATTCAACCATACGCACACTGCCGATCTGGTCCGTATGCAGAAGAATTTCCGCGCCTTGCCCCTGACCTTGCCCCTGATCTTTTGTAACCAGTCCCACGGGCCGACCATCCTGGCCGTAAGCCACTTCCCACCATTGCCCGCCCGCCATGTCCGCATGGGACCAGGCCGCCAGGTGCGCCCGGTCATGCCAGCGGAATCGTTCCGTCAGCCTGCCGTCCACGTGCTTGGCGCTGCGCAGGCCGTGTTCGTCGTGCGCGTATTCCACGACCTTGCCGTCCGGCAGTTCCACGGCCAGCAGGCGGTAGTCGGGCGCATAGTGGTAGCGCGTCTCGCCCTGGGGCGTAACCTTGCGGCTTCGGAACCCTCTGTCGTCGTGCTCGTAGCGCGCGTCCCCGGCCTGAAGCAGGCGGTTGTCCGGGCCGTATCGGAAAGCACGGTCAGCTTGACCCCGCAGGGGCACATAGTCCTCGGCGCGGCGGTCCTGCGCATCATAGAGATACAGCTCCACGCCCGTGCCGTCGCGATTCACGCAAGCCAGTCGGCCAGCAGCGTCATAGCGGTATTCCCAACGCACGGACCAACCGTTTGCAAGCTCTTTTTTGGTGGTGATCCGACCCTGCCCGCCGCGCTCCAGTTGCAGTGAATATTTTTGTTCCATCTCCATCCTCCTTGCGGTTGATTGCCCGCCGCGCACTTTCGGACGATCGGATGATGCGCGCGGCGGGATTTCCGCAAGGCTACCCCCGGTCTTAGGGGTGGGATGACAATGGAGGGAAAATGGAATGCAAAAGGACGAGAATTCCCTATTGACAGAGAGGAGGAATCCAGAATTCCGTCTCAATGCCCATCATGGTTCAAACTTGATTTGTGGCAGACGGAATGTCGGCTCTGAGCGGCAGACAGGGGCTTGGCGCGGCCGTTTCAGAGCAAGGCCGGGCTATTCCAGCCCGTGGCGCTTGAGCTTGCGCCAGAGCGAGACGCGGTCGATGCCGAGGATGCGCGCGGCCTGGGTCTTGTTGCCGCCGGAGGCGCGCAGCACCTTCTCTATCTGGCGGCGCTCGGTGTCCTCCAGGGTCAGCAGCGGCGCTCTTTCCGGACAGGAGCGGACCTCCGGGGGGAGCAGGTCCGGGGTCAGGGCTTCGCCCTTGGCCAGGGCCAGGGCGCGCTGGACGATGTTTTCCAGCTCGCGCACGTTGCCGGGGAATGGGTAGTTCACGAGCATTTCCAGGGCTTCCGGGTCGATGGTCGTGATGGTTCGGTCGCGGGTGCGGTGCTTTTCCAGAAAATGTCCCACGAGCACGGGAATGTCCTCGCGGTGCTTGCGCAGGGGGGGGGCTTCCAGCGTGACCACGTTCAGGCGGTAGAAGAGATCCTGGCGGAAGGTTCCCTGCTCCACGTGCTCGCGCAGGTCGCAGTTGGTGGCGGCGATGACCCGGATGTCCACGGGGATTTCGCGGGTGCCGCCCACGCGCAGGAAGCTGCGCTCCTGCAGCACGCGCAGCAGCTTGACCTGCATGTGCAGCGGCAGCTCGCCGATCTCGTCGAAGAACATGGTCCCGCCGTCGGCCACCTCCAGGATGCCTTTCTGGCCGCGATGCGCCCCGGTGAAGGCTTCCTTTTCGTGGCCGAAAAGTTCCTTGTCCATCAGCTCGGCCGTGAAGGTGCCGCAGTTGATGGCCATGAATCGCTCCTCGGAGCGCTGGCTGAGCATGTGCACCCCGCGCGCGACCAGCTCCTTGCCCGTGCCCGTCTCGCCCTGGATGAGCACGTTGCAGTTCATCTGGGCGAGCTGCTCCACGGCCTTGCGCAGCCGGGTCATGACCTCGCTCTGGCCCACGAGGGGGAAGTCGCGTCCGCCGCGCGCCACGACCTCGCGCAGGCGCAGCACCTCGGCGGAGAGCGCGCGCTGTTCCAGGGCCTTGCGCACCTGGAGCCGCAGCTCCTCCAGGTTCAGGGGCTTGGCGATGTAGGAGTGCGCTCCTTTCTGCATGGCGCGCACCGCCGTGGGCACGGTGGCGTGGCCCGTGACCACGATGGCCTGGATGGCGGGCTGCATGGCCCGCGCGCGCTCCAGCAGGCCGATGCCGTCCATGCCGGGCAGCATCAGATCCGTGATCAGCAGGTCGTACTCGCTGCGGTCCAGCTCGCGCAGGGCGGCTTCGGCGTTTTCGGACGTGGTGGTGGCGTGCCCTTCCTGGGTCAGGACATGGTCGAGGTTGTCGCGGGCGATGGCCTCGTCGTCCACGATGAGGATGTGCGCGACGCTCATGCCCCGGCTCCTGCATGGGGATCGCTCGTCGTGGGCGCGTTTTCCGCTGCGCCCTCGACCGCTTCGGGCAGGGGCAGCCGGATGGAGAAGGTCGTGCCCTTGCCGGGCGTGCTTTCCGCGTCGATGCGGCCCAGGTGCTTCTCCACGATGCCGTAGACGATGAACAGGCCCAGGCCCGTGCCCTGGCCCACTTCCTTGGTGGAGAAGAAGGGATCGAAGATGCGTTCCAGCGTCCTGGCGTCCATGCCCGAACCGTCGTCCTCCACGGTGATCAGGGCGTGGTGCTGTTCGCGCTCGGCGCGGATGCGGATGTGGCCCTCGTCCGGCTCGATGGCCTGGACCGCGTTGAGGATCAGGTTGATGAAGGCCTCCTGGAGCCGCTGCTGGTCGATGCGCAGCAGGAGGTCGTCCGGGATGTCCGAGGTCAGGGCGATGTTCGAGGGCAGCTGGCTGGAGACGAGGCGCATGGCTGAGCGCACCACCGCGGACAGGGGAAAGGGCGAGGGCGCGAAGTCCTGGTGGCGCGAGAATTCGAGCAGGCCCTTGACGATGTCGCGGGCGCGCAGCGTTTCCTGCTCGATGTTGCGCATCATCCGGTCCGCGAAGGCGTCCTTGCCGCCCTCGTTTTCCATGAGCAGCTGGCAGGAGGTGGAAATGTTGTTCAGCGGGTTGTTCAGCTGGTGGGCGATGCCGGAGGAGAGCGTGCCGATGGAGGAGAGCTTCTGGGCCTGGACCAGCTGGATCTGGCGCTTTTCCAGCTGCTCGACCATGGAGTTCAGCGCCACGAAGACCTGCTGGACCTCGTCGTGGTCGTTGCGGATGGGCAGCGGGGCGAAGGTGCCCTGGGCGATGTTGCGCGTGGCGACCTGCACGCGCCGCAGCGGCCGCAGGATGCCGGAGGAGACGAAGAGCACGAGGGAGAGCATGACCGCCGCGATGACGCCCATGGAGACCACCAGGGTGGTGCGCAGCTCGCGGTTGATGTCCAGGATGCTCTGGCGTTCCAGGCGGGTCACGGCGCGGGAGTGCTCCACGAGGCGCTGGCCCGCCTCGCGCAGGAGCTGGGCGGCCTCGCGGTCCTGGGAGGCGCTGCCCGGAGTGCGGTCGATGCGGTCCAGGAGCGTGCGGTATTCGCGCAGGTCCGTGGCCAGGGTCGCGCCGTGGGCGCGGGCCGGGGCGTTCTTCATCTCCGGCATGATCGCGTCCAGCACGGAAGCGGCCTCGTCCACGTAGCGCACGCCCTGGGTGAACAGGGCCGGGTCGTTGTAGAGAAAGAAGTTCTTTTCCACGCGCCGCGCTTCCAGGATCAGGTTGCTGAGGTCGTCCGTGCG is drawn from Paucidesulfovibrio longus DSM 6739 and contains these coding sequences:
- a CDS encoding sigma-54-dependent transcriptional regulator encodes the protein MSVAHILIVDDEAIARDNLDHVLTQEGHATTTSENAEAALRELDRSEYDLLITDLMLPGMDGIGLLERARAMQPAIQAIVVTGHATVPTAVRAMQKGAHSYIAKPLNLEELRLQVRKALEQRALSAEVLRLREVVARGGRDFPLVGQSEVMTRLRKAVEQLAQMNCNVLIQGETGTGKELVARGVHMLSQRSEERFMAINCGTFTAELMDKELFGHEKEAFTGAHRGQKGILEVADGGTMFFDEIGELPLHMQVKLLRVLQERSFLRVGGTREIPVDIRVIAATNCDLREHVEQGTFRQDLFYRLNVVTLEAPPLRKHREDIPVLVGHFLEKHRTRDRTITTIDPEALEMLVNYPFPGNVRELENIVQRALALAKGEALTPDLLPPEVRSCPERAPLLTLEDTERRQIEKVLRASGGNKTQAARILGIDRVSLWRKLKRHGLE
- a CDS encoding sensor histidine kinase — translated: MLKPNIRQKIVFGIAIFTICFGCIAVLSFTNIDQLEHEVQLVERTDDLSNLILEARRVEKNFFLYNDPALFTQGVRYVDEAASVLDAIMPEMKNAPARAHGATLATDLREYRTLLDRIDRTPGSASQDREAAQLLREAGQRLVEHSRAVTRLERQSILDINRELRTTLVVSMGVIAAVMLSLVLFVSSGILRPLRRVQVATRNIAQGTFAPLPIRNDHDEVQQVFVALNSMVEQLEKRQIQLVQAQKLSSIGTLSSGIAHQLNNPLNNISTSCQLLMENEGGKDAFADRMMRNIEQETLRARDIVKGLLEFSRHQDFAPSPFPLSAVVRSAMRLVSSQLPSNIALTSDIPDDLLLRIDQQRLQEAFINLILNAVQAIEPDEGHIRIRAEREQHHALITVEDDGSGMDARTLERIFDPFFSTKEVGQGTGLGLFIVYGIVEKHLGRIDAESTPGKGTTFSIRLPLPEAVEGAAENAPTTSDPHAGAGA